From Parus major isolate Abel chromosome 1A, Parus_major1.1, whole genome shotgun sequence, the proteins below share one genomic window:
- the ATP23 gene encoding mitochondrial inner membrane protease ATP23 homolog isoform X1 codes for MGHGEADSPPAAEKKGAEEEEDDFGYRLFPDRNKKPQSFLFRSLFTFHNKCQLMLRLTLETNPYARLLLEALKQSGCTVFNDRHFSCENCDGCVSGGFDAATSQIVLCQNNIRQQSHMNRVVTHELIHAFDHCRAHVDWFKNVKHLACSEIRAANLSGDCTLMNEIARFKFGLKGHHQTCVRDRAIRSILAVRKVSKETAEKAVDEVFDACFNDLEPFGRIPHSKADAKRAYRDFQNRDRYTANL; via the exons ATGGGGCACGGGGAGGCTGATTCGCCACCGGCCGCGGAGAAGAAAggggcggaggaggaggaggatgattTCGGCTACAGACTTTTCCCAGACCGGAATAAGAAGCCACAGAGTTTCCTGTTCCGCAGCCTCTTCACCTTCCACAACAAGTGCCAGCTGATGCTGAGGCTGACCCTGGAAACGA ATCCATATGCTCGACTTCTCCTTGAGGCTCTGAAGCAATCTGGTTG CACTGTCTTCAACGACCGACACTTTTCTTGTGAAAACTGTGATGGCTGTGTTAGTGGAGGTTTTGATGCTGCCACATCGCAG ATTGTTCTGTGTCAGAACAACATTCGCCAACAATCGCATATGAACCGGGTGGTCACACATGAATTGATTCATGCATTTGATCACTGCCGTGCACATGTTGACTGgtttaaaaatgtcaaacacTTGGCATGTTCAGAG ATTCGAGCTGCTAATCTCAGTGGAGACTGTACACTGATGAATGAAATAGCCAGGTTTAAGTTTGGATTGAAAGGACACCATCAG aCTTGTGTGCGAGACAGAGCAATCCGTTCCATTCTGGCTGTTAGAAAAGTTagcaaagaaacagcagaaaaagctgtggATGAGGTTTTTGATGCCTGCTTCAATGATCTGGAACCTTTTGGAAGAATCCcacacagcaaagcagatgCAAAACGTGCTTACAGAGACTTTCAGAACAGAGATCGCTATACTGCTAATTTGTAA
- the ATP23 gene encoding mitochondrial inner membrane protease ATP23 homolog isoform X2, with protein MNRVVTHELIHAFDHCRAHVDWFKNVKHLACSEIRAANLSGDCTLMNEIARFKFGLKGHHQTCVRDRAIRSILAVRKVSKETAEKAVDEVFDACFNDLEPFGRIPHSKADAKRAYRDFQNRDRYTANL; from the exons ATGAACCGGGTGGTCACACATGAATTGATTCATGCATTTGATCACTGCCGTGCACATGTTGACTGgtttaaaaatgtcaaacacTTGGCATGTTCAGAG ATTCGAGCTGCTAATCTCAGTGGAGACTGTACACTGATGAATGAAATAGCCAGGTTTAAGTTTGGATTGAAAGGACACCATCAG aCTTGTGTGCGAGACAGAGCAATCCGTTCCATTCTGGCTGTTAGAAAAGTTagcaaagaaacagcagaaaaagctgtggATGAGGTTTTTGATGCCTGCTTCAATGATCTGGAACCTTTTGGAAGAATCCcacacagcaaagcagatgCAAAACGTGCTTACAGAGACTTTCAGAACAGAGATCGCTATACTGCTAATTTGTAA